From Zea mays cultivar B73 chromosome 3, Zm-B73-REFERENCE-NAM-5.0, whole genome shotgun sequence:
AAGCAAATGAAACGCTTTCATAAAAATTCTCGTAGAATCGAGAATGAAGTTTTCATTCTGTACATGCCAGATCATGAATTAGTAACTGCAGTCAATCTCCGAAAAGTCCCGATTGTTTCGATTTTTGGAATGGGATATTTACGGAATCCCTATGAATAGGATCAAACCTTATTCCATGCTATTTCCATAAGATTCCTCTTTCTTATTCTTAAGCAAGCCCCCGAGAGGGCTTAGTTGATCATGATTTCTgttttagtgtgacaaatcattgttgttccatctaattcagcaacctcaaacaccatggagtccactGCGCCAACGTGGTCTaaaaaacgacctaatgcttgcagagccaagaacgtcgtgccatgcttgggctgtagcctcggtccATAGTGCTGGCCGGCCTGACATGattaattttttattttacaaaaagagTATATacttatatacaatttatatttaatattaaaaatatctgagcatgatgttctactggttagacaacttcACCTAGTGTCTTCGATCTTTCTTCCATTAGGGCATGGGTTTGAACCCCACATCATGCactgttttttaacattttacgctgatttaatcaaatgggccgacgAGCTAACGGGCTGGGCCGGCATAGCCAGTAGACCGGTATGACGTgtctgggccagagttgtggcccgcgggcgtctggcccgtgccggaccgccgtttggccatctataggcgtgcaacggattaatttgaaatagctgtgagtgattatttgtaaaaaaatgacgcgAGACGACCGTTGATACTGAtgttttaagtatagtatagatatagattacGTGTATGTGATTTGCAGTAAGCATAGACGTCTATGGGAGAAACATGAAACCTGTGTCTGTGATGTGAGTTAAGATCCACATGTGTTTTCTTATACAATGCCAACTCATTATTAAATCTAACACAAAGTGTGCAGCTTCCCGGCGAACGCTGTAAACTAAAACAGCTCTAAATTTCAAGTCGTTTATCCGTTTTTTTGTAACCTTTTCATGTTGTTTTGAGCCGTTAGATGCTCAATGAATCAAATTGTGATGGTCTTTTTTAAAAATTTCGGTCAGGCGCTCTTTGCTCTATTCTAGGCCGTAGACCATCTCAGATTAGtaagaaggagcgaaacatgaGGACAAGGAGTATAATCCCAAGGGAAGAGACGACAGCGAGCGGACCATGGCAACCCGAGCAATGGAGGAGGGCCGTCATTTCCGTcgtccatgcatgcatgcagagCCACCGAAGCCACCCGTCCCACCTTGTAGGAGTAGTATTTATCTGCCTTCGTTGCACAGACCCTGCGATCGACTAAAAAAACCAGCAGCTAGCTAGCGATGGCTGGAGCCTGGGCACTGCTCATCGTCCTCGCGGCTGCCGTCGCGGTCCTGGCCGCGCGGCCGGCGTCTGCAGGCGGGGGAGCCGCGGCGGTGGCGGAGATCTGCATGAAGACTCCGTCCCCCGACCTGTGCACCAGGACGGCGGGGAAGCACGCCAACAAGTACAAGGTGGTGGACGCGGTGACGGTGCTAGAGATGCAGGTGGACGCGTTCAAGAAGCGCGTGAAGGCGGCGCGGAGGCTCGCCAAGGAGGAGGTCAAGACGGCCGCGACGCCCGAGGCGCGGAGGGCGCTGAACCTCTGCAAGACCTACTACCTGGACGCCGCCGACAACCTCGGCGCCTGCAAGCGCGCCATCGGCTTCCGCGACGCCGTCACCATCCGCGCCACGATGAGCATGGTGGCGCAGGACACGCAGAACTGCGACGAGGAGTTCAGGAAGGCCGTCTCCAAGAACCCCATGGAGGACCACAACAGGTCGCTCATCGAGATGTCCGAGATCTGCCGCACGCTCTCCAACATGATCCCTTACGAACATGTCCATTGATTTGTTTGTTTCTTTTTCCCGACCCCCTACTACGTTCGGtaacgtcgtcgtcgtcgtcgtcgtccggcCTAAAACATATGTAATTTGATGCTGGTCGCGTGTGTCTGTCAGTCGATAGACTGGACGCATGCCGACTTCATGCGGACCTAGCGCGTGTCCTTCTTTTCGGTGTTGCCTCTTGCGGCGTGGCACATGTCTTGAGACCGTGGGATGAAACGGCTCGTTGAGACTTGAGAGGCACGCGTGTAGGGCAGCCTATATATATGATTCTATAACATGCTAATTTGTGCTTCTTTATTACTATATATATAGCCATTCATCAATCAATTCAACTAGAAACATTCCTCAGTtataggggtgtttggtttatagggactaaactttagtccctccactttattccattttagttcataaattgttaaatagggaaattaaaatagagttttagtttctatatttagtaatttagggactaaaatagaataaaatgggggactaaaaattagtccctagaaaccaaacaccccctatatTTGCAGCATAAAACACTGTGTGCTGTGATGCTGTCCGCTGATCTTCTCTTCGTGTTCGCCTGAACTGGGTTGCGGGGGCAACGGGCATAATATTGCCAGCAAATCGACCTCTTGAGCCTGGTGACGCAGGACCGAGCTACTCATAGCGTTGGTACAAAGATTATTTGTGATATAAGAATACAAATATGGTGAAATTCGACTGCTGCCATCATTATTCTACTTTTACTAGTTAGTTGCCGGTACATCATGGCGGTTTTTATATATGATATATAATTTCTTTGTACAATATAAACCAACATAAGTTATGGCGGTTAGAGACGAGTGCTCTCTTTCTAGAGACCACGGTTCAAATCTGTGCAGTCCAGAGTTCAAGTAACCGTTTTAATTTACTCAGAAACCACCCGCCACCGGAAACAGTAAATCATGCGAAAACCACTAGTTTTGTCAAAAAACAGACCAATTTACAATTCAAATTCTGGTAAAAAAACATCGGTAAACCATCCATCCCCACCGATTTTCTTGTGAACTGAACCGGAAAATGTTGTCCACATGGGAAAATAAAAATTTTGATAAAGTTTATTTGTAATTTGTTGAAATCATACTACACAACAGATAAAAATAGATTCACACAACATTTGAACACCAAAATCAAATACAATATACATATGCAACCAGAAACTATAATTCTTTTTAGATGGTCAGGGGGACATAGTTCCCCACCTCTAAATATATTGAAGCTTTTCAGGCTACCCAGAAAACAACAATTAGACTTCTCAATACAAAAAAGCAATTTTATTTACAGTTTTCCCACGACACATAGGTCCACATATTCAGCTTGAGTCATAATAGTCAGGCATGTTGGAAGGATCATGTTATATGCCCATTCCGTATATATAGTGCTATACAAAGGTATGAAATAAATTAGCGAGAAAACATCAATGCCAAAGAAATAGTTAATGAAGAAACAAAAGAAACACACTTGGACGCCTGTAGAAGCATATGGATCCAAAGTGATAGAATATATGTGGCCTCGGTTCATGTTTGATACATATTTGACAAATTTGAGTATGGGAGTGGAGGggtgtgtcggtgttttgggtccgaccgcacacccggggttgcccctcaaggtgcttttaggagtaggacggtgccgacgactgtagcaaaatggttcgtgccgatcgcacgagggacaatggacaagatttgcaggttcgggccgcttagaagtgcgtaacaccctacgtcctggtgagtatatgagcgtggttacaagaggattctctggatagagggcgcagagagtttttgtgggtggcttagtagaacagggtcgatcgatctgaaggggtgccccctaggccttatatactcgaccgtggggcagtacatgtgatacgataacaacaagtagctagaaGATAGTGAACCCCTTGagcttatccctacgtaaccttcgccgacttatcctcgcatggctctgttgcatgagggcttcagcgcgggaaagtcgggtctctgttgtgatccgttcgttcgacgttgtgggccgcctgtgtttgcattaATTAGTCTCACGTCTCCTTTGTTGGCTGtctctccctaggcccacgaaagaatgaccttacgaattattgggcccttgggccgttcgtgaggccttttacttctttagtggacccaggggatatctatcccccacaagcccccgatctttgggttgatttagaggtaatcaactcaaagatccaaggcccAAAAAATGATTCCTTGCTGCTCCTCTGGTTTTGATCACTCGTCCGACCGAAGTTCggctttgtgcttgtgccttagaggtcggcattttggattgtaagactctggaattcattgggtgcaccgggggtgcacccaatgggtgtagcccccaacctttgagtagattttagaagataatctactcgaaggtcttcttccaaaggttatcttCATTCGTACTCCTGCATTTCGGTTAAGGATTAGTCTTTTCgatcttgctctacgccttagaagtcggcgctataccggtttagaataatattccatggggtgcaccggaggtgcacccaatgggtgtagcccccgaccttcaaatgaattttttaaggataatccattcgaaggttttCCTTTCACTTGCGGAAACTGGCAtgaggctattttgcattatgctttggaggtcagcattatgtcatcaatattttgctgcccaggtcagcgtatattttgtctttagcagccgagtttgcaatccatccatatcttgctaggtagtgcaatttatttgcttctgcgattgattggacgtttgacggacgttctctgtctagtcttcacgtcgcttctgtcggccatatcttgtactttgctggttatatttggctttcctctgatccttactgatatctcatttttgtcttgaggtattcactgcatgctctgcacagatgtgaccgtttgaaaaatataccgataattcctgggcgtccccccccaatgggtgtgggcaagggacggcttggtgcgctgagtgttttagccggttgcctctgagtagtaatgcgatgggacggctagtgtaatcatatccttcgcgctgttgactggagtcccaatgggtgtagtgttgcatgaaacggcgtccgccgtctgacgtgtcttcgggtgggtggaagtgcttattgaatgccttgcgactgttcagtgaccgcggttagaagtgagcggttgcctttcccttctataaataacccctttgcttctctggtttcttcacatctcttcgctgctccttactgcttcttccctttcttctctcccaaagctttaaccatgggcaagaacaacaagcgtaagcgtgaaccgactcctccatcggaggagtttggtgactcggagtactcggaggaggagttctcctccgagcccgaggggtcttcggctcccgtctctcccccggcgtcgtccgatgactcggacgactcccaggggatagccgcggaggtctggacatacatccgggccgtcgagcgcgccgggctcgaaggctcggatgagtcggagtactcctcggatgaggaggactcggacggcggcgacgagggtgaagacgacgacgacgacgacgacgatgatgacgacgacggcggcagcagtggcaggggcggcggcgacggcaggggcagcaccaagggcagcagcaggggcagcaccaagggcagcaacggcggcagcggggacagcaccaggggcagcagcaggggcagcaccaagggcggcggcggcggcaggggcagggccagtggctaggtgccactggtcttcttagatattagtatagtttagtatagataaaataatgtagtagtaattagtgtagtataatgtagtttagtagtagtagtaatgtaaagtagaattagggaagtaccaactcataaagagttggtttgtaagcttgtcaacttccctttaatgaagattgCCGTTTTATCCCttctttttgatgacttgtcactgcttttgctgaatgttgaaccgattcttttgatatagtagcaaCAGCGCCGAGCGATTGTGAAGattgatatcagcgttttagaagtaacactgagcaatcgaacacaagatcagcgttttagaggcaatgccgagtgatagaaggtcggcatcggcattttagaagtaatgccaagcgacaaaatacggggTCGGCGCTTTAgatgcagcgccgagtgattgatggtcggcgtcggcattttagaagtaatgccgagcgattgaacacgtggtcggcgtttcagaggcagcgccgagtgattgatggtcggcgtcggcattttagaagtaatgccgagcgattgaacacgtggtcggcgttttagaggcagcgccgagtgattgaaggtcggcgtcggcattttagaagtaatgccgagcgattgaacacgtggtcggcgctttagaggcagcgccgagtgattgaaggtcggcgtcggcattttagaagcaatgccgagcgattgaacacgtggccggcgttttagaggcagcgccgagtgatagccagcttctcaagttaATCTGAGGAAAACGgctgagtgatgaggtggcacatcggctttcttggaaataactgttagatatccacgtggcatgctgggatttcggagatgaccgccgggtgatgactgggcacttttgaaaaggtatctggctcaagaatatcccttaagagtcgcgcttttagccgcctttgctttccgtgccctagttcttgcatttccgcatctgagtcttctctgccactcacctcctgctctgtttcgccagcgagagacaagatggcgcccaagaggaaaaccgcgaactcgtctgctgcagtgatccccaccatcgaccccaacagtcagttacccttcgcaggtaaccatatgtctgtgatttctgaagttgagcttctccgccttgtttccatcggggttctccctccacgggaactctgttcttggcgttcttgccatgggaccactgtcccaaccgaagatacccacgagtcagtggtttacactccttttcttcttcgcggcctcggccttcccatatctccttttttccgtggtatccttgatttttatcacatcaacctgactcacttgaaccctaactccattctccaaatctctattttcgttcacctttgcgaagcttatcttggcgtgcttccgcattttggcttgtggaagtatctgtatcactgccgtcctgggatggccggggggcagcatcaattggtcggaggtgccagtttagagatgcgccgggggcggaagaccgagtatctcgagatacccctcaaggacagcattaaaggttggcgtctggagtggtttataatggataattatggaaattctctccctcctcgctcagggagacaggcagacgttcgtactccgagttggactgagtctcccacggaccaagaggtagccgaggcgggcgtgttgctcactgaggttggattactgaaagagagaggtctgactgccgaagccgtggtcacagactttgttttcaaaaacattcagccgctgaaggacagggcctatccggcatatctttaccgagggctggccgactcgactcgagttactaataggagaattccttctgttgatttggtgagccgactcgagatgatcctcaggggtaaggtttcaaacgttggagctccagtggcatactcggcttggaagctgccttctcccaaagatttcattctttttgtgtccaatccgcccgtgacagatagcaatttgggtcttagagttcgaccttctgctgaagaggtccgttccttagttgcttcgctcggggagatacctgatgatgaacggcagatttattttgaagtgcccctgaaccctagtgacgcagacataaatgacatgctcgatctgctagctgaggattcatctgatactgctcctgatggtacattggcagtggtgccgcttccagaggttgatgcgaccttggatgtctcgaaacctgccgatactcgcccgaggcgtcccagccgaactagtcagcccgagccttctgctgatgagcagaaaaggaaaagaagacgcctccggcgagtgtctagctttgatgaggatgccagcaccttagctcctactgCTGAAGAAGTGACTACAACTGgtcttgctgacattgatcccaatgggtgtgctccgcccgctgctgatgaggatgctgtttgtgctgttgctgtggaagatgaggaggaagagaatgaaactccattaactcggaagaacagtcgtcagttcgtcgctagcggtggtagtagtggggttccttctcctgccttgtctgctcttattggtctgcaagaactgtccatggccaattttgatcaagctctagaggatatggtccctgagaacttgctgttggaacctgcggacgttgatgcaacagaaacttgtgcagccgtgccagatgctgggttgaggtcatcccgtgcctcgtcgaccttagagcacgatctcgagggccgggataatgacttggaccgtcctgatcctgtggaaacagctgaaggcccgtcgaccttagaggtggtcacgacagagagcttggatcctttgaatagtgctgacatgtgcccagcccccgagggtgtcgccggggagggcTCAACTCAGgcgaggagtgtaggccactacccagcccccgagggtgttgccgggggtgacccggctcaagtgggcagtgccaaccttgacccagcccccgagggtgtccgagcggggtctccctcctgcacttccatggatgttcatgtgggttcacctccacactctggcggcatgatggtggctcggactccggatcagggggtcgctttggagggcagcatccccactggtctggagttaaactctgctgaatgtactgagcttgttcctgctggtctgct
This genomic window contains:
- the LOC100282210 gene encoding pectinesterase inhibitor domain containing protein precursor, with the translated sequence MAGAWALLIVLAAAVAVLAARPASAGGGAAAVAEICMKTPSPDLCTRTAGKHANKYKVVDAVTVLEMQVDAFKKRVKAARRLAKEEVKTAATPEARRALNLCKTYYLDAADNLGACKRAIGFRDAVTIRATMSMVAQDTQNCDEEFRKAVSKNPMEDHNRSLIEMSEICRTLSNMIPYEHVH